In Bos indicus x Bos taurus breed Angus x Brahman F1 hybrid chromosome 21, Bos_hybrid_MaternalHap_v2.0, whole genome shotgun sequence, one DNA window encodes the following:
- the LRFN5 gene encoding leucine-rich repeat and fibronectin type-III domain-containing protein 5 isoform X2, with translation MEKFLFYLFFIGIAVKAQICPKRCVCQILSPNLATLCAKKGLLFVPPNIDRRTVELRLADNFVTNIKRKDFANMTSLVDLTLSRNTISFITPHAFADLRNLRALHLNSNRLTKITNDMFSGLSNLHHLILNNNQLTLISSTAFDDVFALEELDLSYNNLETIPWDAVEKMVSLHTLSLDHNMIDNIPKGTFSHLHKMTRLDVTSNKLQKLPPDPLFQRAQVLATSGIISPSTFALSFGGNPLHCNCELLWLRRLSREDDLETCASPALLTGRYFWSIPEEEFLCEPPLITRHTHEMRVLEGQRATLRCKARGDPEPAIHWISPEGKLISNATRSLVYENGTLDILITTVKDTGAFTCIASNPAGEATQTVDLHIIKLPHLLNSTNHIHEPDPGSSDISTSTKSGSNASSSNGDTKMSQDKIVVAEATSSTALLKFNFQRNIPGIRMFQIQYNGTYDDTLVYRKSCWEAIPLSQ, from the exons atggaaaaatttcttttttatctgtttttcattGGCatagcagtgaaagctcagatcTGTCCGAAGCGTTGTGTCTGTCAGATTTTGTCTCCTAATCTTGCAACCCTTTGTGCCAAGAAAGGGCTTTTATTTGTGCCACCAAACATTGACAGAAGAACTGTGGAACTGCGTTTGGCAGACAATTTTGttacaaatattaaaaggaaagattTTGCCAATATGACCAGCTTAGTGGACCTGACTCTGTCCAGGAATACAATAAGTTTTATTACACCTCATGCTTTTGCTGACTTACGGAATCTGAGGGCATTGCATTTGAATAGCAACAGATTGACTAAAATTACAAACGACATGTTCAGTGGGCTTTCCAATCTCCATCACTTGATATTGAACAACAATCAGCTGACTTTAATTTCTTCTACAGCATTTGATGATGTCTTTGCCCTCGAAGAGCTGGATCTGTCGTATAATAATTTAGAAACAATTCCATGGGATGCTGTTGAGAAGATGGTTAGCTTGCACACCCTCAGTTTGGACCACAATATGATTGATAACATTCCTAAGGGGACTTTCTCCCACTTGCACAAGATGACTCGGCTAGATGTAACATCAAATAAACTGCAGAAGCTACCACCTGACCCTCTCTTTCAGAGAGCTCAGGTCCTAGCAACCTCAGGAATCATAAGCCCATCTACTTTTGCATTAAGTTTTGGTGGAAACCCTTTGCATTGCAATTGTGAACTGCTGTGGTTGAGACGTCTATCCAGAGAAGATGACCTGGAGACCTGTGCTTCTCCAGCACTTTTAACTGGCCGCTATTTTTGGTCCATTCCTGAGGAAGAGTTTTTGTGTGAGCCTCCTCTCATTACTCGGCATACCCACGAGATGAGAGTCCTGGAGGGTCAAAGGGCAACCCTGAGGTGCAAAGCCAGGGGAGACCCCGAACCTGCAATTCACTGGATTTCTCCTGAAGGGAAGCTTATTTCAAATGCAACAAGATCTCTGGTGTATGAGAATGGAACACTTGATATTCTTATAACGACTGTGAAGGATACAGGTGCTTTTACCTGCATTGCTTCCAATCCTGCTGGGGAGGCAACACAAACGGTGGATCTTCATATCATTAAGCTCCCTCACTTACTAAACAGTACGAACCATATCCACGAGCCTGATCCTGGTTCTTCAGACATCTCCACGTCTACTAAGTCAGGTTCTAATGCAAGCAGTAGTAACGGTGATACTAAAATGAGTCAAGATAAAATTGTGGTGGCAGAAGCAACATCATCTACTGCACtacttaaatttaattttcaaagaaatatccCGGGAATACGTATGTTTCAAATCCAGTACAATGGTACTTATGATGACACCCTTGtttacag GAAGTCCTGTTGGGAGGCTATACCATTATCCCAATAA
- the LRFN5 gene encoding leucine-rich repeat and fibronectin type-III domain-containing protein 5 isoform X4: protein MEKFLFYLFFIGIAVKAQICPKRCVCQILSPNLATLCAKKGLLFVPPNIDRRTVELRLADNFVTNIKRKDFANMTSLVDLTLSRNTISFITPHAFADLRNLRALHLNSNRLTKITNDMFSGLSNLHHLILNNNQLTLISSTAFDDVFALEELDLSYNNLETIPWDAVEKMVSLHTLSLDHNMIDNIPKGTFSHLHKMTRLDVTSNKLQKLPPDPLFQRAQVLATSGIISPSTFALSFGGNPLHCNCELLWLRRLSREDDLETCASPALLTGRYFWSIPEEEFLCEPPLITRHTHEMRVLEGQRATLRCKARGDPEPAIHWISPEGKLISNATRSLVYENGTLDILITTVKDTGAFTCIASNPAGEATQTVDLHIIKLPHLLNSTNHIHEPDPGSSDISTSTKSGSNASSSNGDTKMSQDKIVVAEATSSTALLKFNFQRNIPGIRMFQIQYNGTYDDTLVYRCFAD, encoded by the exons atggaaaaatttcttttttatctgtttttcattGGCatagcagtgaaagctcagatcTGTCCGAAGCGTTGTGTCTGTCAGATTTTGTCTCCTAATCTTGCAACCCTTTGTGCCAAGAAAGGGCTTTTATTTGTGCCACCAAACATTGACAGAAGAACTGTGGAACTGCGTTTGGCAGACAATTTTGttacaaatattaaaaggaaagattTTGCCAATATGACCAGCTTAGTGGACCTGACTCTGTCCAGGAATACAATAAGTTTTATTACACCTCATGCTTTTGCTGACTTACGGAATCTGAGGGCATTGCATTTGAATAGCAACAGATTGACTAAAATTACAAACGACATGTTCAGTGGGCTTTCCAATCTCCATCACTTGATATTGAACAACAATCAGCTGACTTTAATTTCTTCTACAGCATTTGATGATGTCTTTGCCCTCGAAGAGCTGGATCTGTCGTATAATAATTTAGAAACAATTCCATGGGATGCTGTTGAGAAGATGGTTAGCTTGCACACCCTCAGTTTGGACCACAATATGATTGATAACATTCCTAAGGGGACTTTCTCCCACTTGCACAAGATGACTCGGCTAGATGTAACATCAAATAAACTGCAGAAGCTACCACCTGACCCTCTCTTTCAGAGAGCTCAGGTCCTAGCAACCTCAGGAATCATAAGCCCATCTACTTTTGCATTAAGTTTTGGTGGAAACCCTTTGCATTGCAATTGTGAACTGCTGTGGTTGAGACGTCTATCCAGAGAAGATGACCTGGAGACCTGTGCTTCTCCAGCACTTTTAACTGGCCGCTATTTTTGGTCCATTCCTGAGGAAGAGTTTTTGTGTGAGCCTCCTCTCATTACTCGGCATACCCACGAGATGAGAGTCCTGGAGGGTCAAAGGGCAACCCTGAGGTGCAAAGCCAGGGGAGACCCCGAACCTGCAATTCACTGGATTTCTCCTGAAGGGAAGCTTATTTCAAATGCAACAAGATCTCTGGTGTATGAGAATGGAACACTTGATATTCTTATAACGACTGTGAAGGATACAGGTGCTTTTACCTGCATTGCTTCCAATCCTGCTGGGGAGGCAACACAAACGGTGGATCTTCATATCATTAAGCTCCCTCACTTACTAAACAGTACGAACCATATCCACGAGCCTGATCCTGGTTCTTCAGACATCTCCACGTCTACTAAGTCAGGTTCTAATGCAAGCAGTAGTAACGGTGATACTAAAATGAGTCAAGATAAAATTGTGGTGGCAGAAGCAACATCATCTACTGCACtacttaaatttaattttcaaagaaatatccCGGGAATACGTATGTTTCAAATCCAGTACAATGGTACTTATGATGACACCCTTGtttacag ATGCTTTGCCGACTAA
- the LRFN5 gene encoding leucine-rich repeat and fibronectin type-III domain-containing protein 5 isoform X1 has product MEKFLFYLFFIGIAVKAQICPKRCVCQILSPNLATLCAKKGLLFVPPNIDRRTVELRLADNFVTNIKRKDFANMTSLVDLTLSRNTISFITPHAFADLRNLRALHLNSNRLTKITNDMFSGLSNLHHLILNNNQLTLISSTAFDDVFALEELDLSYNNLETIPWDAVEKMVSLHTLSLDHNMIDNIPKGTFSHLHKMTRLDVTSNKLQKLPPDPLFQRAQVLATSGIISPSTFALSFGGNPLHCNCELLWLRRLSREDDLETCASPALLTGRYFWSIPEEEFLCEPPLITRHTHEMRVLEGQRATLRCKARGDPEPAIHWISPEGKLISNATRSLVYENGTLDILITTVKDTGAFTCIASNPAGEATQTVDLHIIKLPHLLNSTNHIHEPDPGSSDISTSTKSGSNASSSNGDTKMSQDKIVVAEATSSTALLKFNFQRNIPGIRMFQIQYNGTYDDTLVYRMIPPTSKTFLVNNLAAGTMYDLCVLAIYDDGITSLTATRVVGCIQFTTEQDYVRCHFMQSQFLGGTMIIIIGGIIVASVLVFIIILMIRYKVCNNNGQHKVTKVSNVYSQTNGAQIQGCSGTLPQSVSKQAVGHEESAQCCKVANDNVIQPSETCSSQDSSTTTSALPPTWTSSTSVSQKQKRKTGTKPGAEPQSEAVTNVESQNVNRNNSTALQLASRPPDSEGPASKRAHSKPNALPTNVDQIVQETQRPELI; this is encoded by the exons atggaaaaatttcttttttatctgtttttcattGGCatagcagtgaaagctcagatcTGTCCGAAGCGTTGTGTCTGTCAGATTTTGTCTCCTAATCTTGCAACCCTTTGTGCCAAGAAAGGGCTTTTATTTGTGCCACCAAACATTGACAGAAGAACTGTGGAACTGCGTTTGGCAGACAATTTTGttacaaatattaaaaggaaagattTTGCCAATATGACCAGCTTAGTGGACCTGACTCTGTCCAGGAATACAATAAGTTTTATTACACCTCATGCTTTTGCTGACTTACGGAATCTGAGGGCATTGCATTTGAATAGCAACAGATTGACTAAAATTACAAACGACATGTTCAGTGGGCTTTCCAATCTCCATCACTTGATATTGAACAACAATCAGCTGACTTTAATTTCTTCTACAGCATTTGATGATGTCTTTGCCCTCGAAGAGCTGGATCTGTCGTATAATAATTTAGAAACAATTCCATGGGATGCTGTTGAGAAGATGGTTAGCTTGCACACCCTCAGTTTGGACCACAATATGATTGATAACATTCCTAAGGGGACTTTCTCCCACTTGCACAAGATGACTCGGCTAGATGTAACATCAAATAAACTGCAGAAGCTACCACCTGACCCTCTCTTTCAGAGAGCTCAGGTCCTAGCAACCTCAGGAATCATAAGCCCATCTACTTTTGCATTAAGTTTTGGTGGAAACCCTTTGCATTGCAATTGTGAACTGCTGTGGTTGAGACGTCTATCCAGAGAAGATGACCTGGAGACCTGTGCTTCTCCAGCACTTTTAACTGGCCGCTATTTTTGGTCCATTCCTGAGGAAGAGTTTTTGTGTGAGCCTCCTCTCATTACTCGGCATACCCACGAGATGAGAGTCCTGGAGGGTCAAAGGGCAACCCTGAGGTGCAAAGCCAGGGGAGACCCCGAACCTGCAATTCACTGGATTTCTCCTGAAGGGAAGCTTATTTCAAATGCAACAAGATCTCTGGTGTATGAGAATGGAACACTTGATATTCTTATAACGACTGTGAAGGATACAGGTGCTTTTACCTGCATTGCTTCCAATCCTGCTGGGGAGGCAACACAAACGGTGGATCTTCATATCATTAAGCTCCCTCACTTACTAAACAGTACGAACCATATCCACGAGCCTGATCCTGGTTCTTCAGACATCTCCACGTCTACTAAGTCAGGTTCTAATGCAAGCAGTAGTAACGGTGATACTAAAATGAGTCAAGATAAAATTGTGGTGGCAGAAGCAACATCATCTACTGCACtacttaaatttaattttcaaagaaatatccCGGGAATACGTATGTTTCAAATCCAGTACAATGGTACTTATGATGACACCCTTGtttacag AATGATACCTCCTACGAGCAAAACTTTTCTTGTCAATAACCTGGCTGCTGGAACTATGTATGACTTGTGTGTCTTGGCAATATATGATGATGGCATCACTTCCCTCACTGCCACAAGAGTCGTGGGGTGCATCCAGTTTACTACGGAACAGGATTACGTGCGGTGCCATTTCATGCAGTCCCAGTTTCTGGGAGGCACcatgattattattattggtgGAATCATTGTAGCATCTGTGCTGGTTTTCATCATCATTCTAATGATCCGGTATAAGGTTTGTAACAATAATGGGCAACACAAGGTTACCAAGGTCAGCAACGTCTACTCTCAAACAAACGGGGCTCAAATACAAGGCTGCAGTGGGACGCTGCCCCAGTCTGTGTCCAAACAAGCTGTGGGGCACGAAGAGAGTGCCCAGTGTTGTAAAGTTGCCAATGACAATGTGATACAACCGTCAGAAACGTGTTCAAGTCAGGACTCCTCTACCACTACCTCTGCTTTGCCTCCTACCTGGACTTCAAGCACGTCTGTGTcccaaaagcagaaaagaaagactGGCACAAAACCAGGTGCCGAACCACAGAGTGAAGCCGTCACAAACGTTGAGTCCCAAAACGTGAACAGGAACAACTCAACTGCCTTGCAGTTAGCTAGTCGACCTCCCGATTCTGAGGGGCCCGCATCTAAAAGAGCACATTCAAAGCCAA ATGCTTTGCCGACTAATGTTGACCAGATTGTCCAGGAAACACAG
- the LRFN5 gene encoding leucine-rich repeat and fibronectin type-III domain-containing protein 5 isoform X3, with protein MEKFLFYLFFIGIAVKAQICPKRCVCQILSPNLATLCAKKGLLFVPPNIDRRTVELRLADNFVTNIKRKDFANMTSLVDLTLSRNTISFITPHAFADLRNLRALHLNSNRLTKITNDMFSGLSNLHHLILNNNQLTLISSTAFDDVFALEELDLSYNNLETIPWDAVEKMVSLHTLSLDHNMIDNIPKGTFSHLHKMTRLDVTSNKLQKLPPDPLFQRAQVLATSGIISPSTFALSFGGNPLHCNCELLWLRRLSREDDLETCASPALLTGRYFWSIPEEEFLCEPPLITRHTHEMRVLEGQRATLRCKARGDPEPAIHWISPEGKLISNATRSLVYENGTLDILITTVKDTGAFTCIASNPAGEATQTVDLHIIKLPHLLNSTNHIHEPDPGSSDISTSTKSGSNASSSNGDTKMSQDKIVVAEATSSTALLKFNFQRNIPGIRMFQIQYNGTYDDTLVYRTFVILF; from the exons atggaaaaatttcttttttatctgtttttcattGGCatagcagtgaaagctcagatcTGTCCGAAGCGTTGTGTCTGTCAGATTTTGTCTCCTAATCTTGCAACCCTTTGTGCCAAGAAAGGGCTTTTATTTGTGCCACCAAACATTGACAGAAGAACTGTGGAACTGCGTTTGGCAGACAATTTTGttacaaatattaaaaggaaagattTTGCCAATATGACCAGCTTAGTGGACCTGACTCTGTCCAGGAATACAATAAGTTTTATTACACCTCATGCTTTTGCTGACTTACGGAATCTGAGGGCATTGCATTTGAATAGCAACAGATTGACTAAAATTACAAACGACATGTTCAGTGGGCTTTCCAATCTCCATCACTTGATATTGAACAACAATCAGCTGACTTTAATTTCTTCTACAGCATTTGATGATGTCTTTGCCCTCGAAGAGCTGGATCTGTCGTATAATAATTTAGAAACAATTCCATGGGATGCTGTTGAGAAGATGGTTAGCTTGCACACCCTCAGTTTGGACCACAATATGATTGATAACATTCCTAAGGGGACTTTCTCCCACTTGCACAAGATGACTCGGCTAGATGTAACATCAAATAAACTGCAGAAGCTACCACCTGACCCTCTCTTTCAGAGAGCTCAGGTCCTAGCAACCTCAGGAATCATAAGCCCATCTACTTTTGCATTAAGTTTTGGTGGAAACCCTTTGCATTGCAATTGTGAACTGCTGTGGTTGAGACGTCTATCCAGAGAAGATGACCTGGAGACCTGTGCTTCTCCAGCACTTTTAACTGGCCGCTATTTTTGGTCCATTCCTGAGGAAGAGTTTTTGTGTGAGCCTCCTCTCATTACTCGGCATACCCACGAGATGAGAGTCCTGGAGGGTCAAAGGGCAACCCTGAGGTGCAAAGCCAGGGGAGACCCCGAACCTGCAATTCACTGGATTTCTCCTGAAGGGAAGCTTATTTCAAATGCAACAAGATCTCTGGTGTATGAGAATGGAACACTTGATATTCTTATAACGACTGTGAAGGATACAGGTGCTTTTACCTGCATTGCTTCCAATCCTGCTGGGGAGGCAACACAAACGGTGGATCTTCATATCATTAAGCTCCCTCACTTACTAAACAGTACGAACCATATCCACGAGCCTGATCCTGGTTCTTCAGACATCTCCACGTCTACTAAGTCAGGTTCTAATGCAAGCAGTAGTAACGGTGATACTAAAATGAGTCAAGATAAAATTGTGGTGGCAGAAGCAACATCATCTACTGCACtacttaaatttaattttcaaagaaatatccCGGGAATACGTATGTTTCAAATCCAGTACAATGGTACTTATGATGACACCCTTGtttacag AACCTTCGTCATACTATTTTGA